One Gossypium hirsutum isolate 1008001.06 chromosome A11, Gossypium_hirsutum_v2.1, whole genome shotgun sequence genomic window carries:
- the LOC121210013 gene encoding protein MAIN-LIKE 2-like, translating into MLFVALIQTFDLRYDLIFALVDRWRPETHTFHLPCGECTITLEDVALQLRLTIDVNAVTIISSISRQVALCYELLGRSPSEEKFSSLRFSWLKVNFEYLPSTANEWEVMQAIRAYIMHLIGGVLMLDANSTDRSFCDGHRWMPRTAAVVGTLPDAILGIH; encoded by the exons ATGTTATTTGTGGCATTGATCCAGACTTTTGATTTGCGATACGATTTGATTTTTGCTTTAGTCGATCGATGGCGTccggagacccacacatttcatttgccgtgcggggagtgcaccatcactctAGAGGATGTTGCACTACAGCTAAGGCTCACCATCGACGTGAATGCAGTCACGATCATAAGTTCGATCTCTAGGCAGGTTGCTCTTTGCTATGAATTACTTGGACGCTCGCCAAGTGAGGAAAAATTTTCCAGTTTGAGGTTTTCATGGCTAAAGGTCAATTTTGAGTATTTGCCGAGTACTGCCAATGAATGGGAGGTAATGCAGGCCATTCGAGCTTACATTATGCACCttatagggggtgtactcatGCTAGATGCAAACAGCA CTGACAGATCCTTCTGCGATGGACATAGGTGGATGCCTCGTACTGCTGCAGTCGTGGGCACTTTaccggatgccattcttggcattCATTAG
- the LOC107899013 gene encoding homeobox-leucine zipper protein HAT22, translating into MGIDDACNTGLVLGLGFSSTLETPSKANNNQTPKKSSMSMAATSFEPSLTLGLSGQIYIVNDNNKKIDVNKGGGYLHNHEEPGSGDLYRQASPHSAVSSFSSGRVKRERDLSCEEVEVEKNSSRVSEEDEDGVNARKKLRLTKDQSALLEESFKQHSTLNPKQKQALAKQLNLRPRQVEVWFQNRRARTKLKQTEVDCEFLKKCCETLTDENRRLQKELQELKALKLAQPFYMHMPAATLTMCPSCERIGGVSDGSSKNPFSVLPSKPHFYNRFTNPSAAC; encoded by the exons ATGGGTATTGATGATGCATGTAATACAGGCCTTGTTCTTGGGTTAGGCTTTTCATCAACCCTGGAAACTCCATCCAAGGCCAACAACAATCAAACTCCCAAGAAATCATCTATGTCCATGGCAGCAACAAGTTTCGAGCCATCGCTGACGTTGGGGTTATCCGGTCAGATATACATAGTTAATGATAATAACAAAAAGATTGATGTGAACAAAGGAGGTGGTTATCTTCACAACCATGAAGAGCCTGGATCCGGTGATTTGTACCGTCAGGCTTCTCCCCATAGTGCTGTTTCTTCGTTTTCTAGTGGTAGGGTGAAAAGGGAAAGAGACCTTAGCTGCGAAGAAGTGGAGGTAGAGAAGAATTCCTCCAGAGTtagtgaagaagatgaagacGGTGTTAATGCTAGAAAGAAACTCAGGCTCACCAAAGACCAATCTGCTTTGCTCGAGGAAAGCTTCAAACAGCATAGCACTTTAAATCCT AAGCAAAAGCAAGCTTTAGCAAAGCAATTAAACCTGAGGCCTAGACAGGTTGAAGTATGGTTCCAGAACAGGAGAGCCAG GACCAAGCTTAAGCAAACAGAGGTAGATTGTGAATTCTTGAAGAAGTGTTGTGAGACACTAACAGATGAAAATAGGAGACTGCAAAAGGAGCTACAAGAACTCAAGGCACTGAAACTGGCTCAACCCTTTTACATGCACATGCCAGCGGCTACTCTCACCATGTGTCCATCTTGTGAAAGAATCGGCGGTGTTAGCGATGGCAGTTCCAAGAACCCATTTTCAGTATTGCCTTCAAAGCCTCATTTCTATAATCGCTTCACCAATCCTTCTGCAGCATGTTGA